In Candidatus Methanomethylophilus alvi Mx1201, a genomic segment contains:
- a CDS encoding 3'-5' exonuclease, translating into MVLIIDTETTGLSGYPKDRVLEIGIAELEEGSVKPVYSEIIRYSDIAEFDRKYVNPDGSEGIWIYRNSDLRMEDTLNASKDLETVAAEVRGIVSGREVTSYNVPFDFGKFLYREPWCLKELCSVPYDIMELATKRVHSLAEEDMIPDKALQERLLREREESYYPNKWIRSIDAYRALCPEDSMGLEGMRHRAIDDAVMEGWILRTLLKN; encoded by the coding sequence ATGGTTCTGATCATCGATACCGAGACTACGGGTCTTTCTGGTTATCCGAAGGACAGGGTGCTGGAGATCGGGATTGCGGAGCTGGAGGAAGGTTCCGTGAAACCCGTGTATTCCGAGATAATCCGTTATTCCGATATTGCCGAATTCGACAGGAAGTATGTGAACCCGGATGGTTCGGAAGGGATATGGATCTACAGGAATTCCGACCTGAGGATGGAGGATACACTGAATGCTTCCAAGGATCTGGAGACGGTTGCCGCGGAGGTGAGGGGGATCGTCTCCGGGAGAGAGGTCACCTCGTACAACGTTCCGTTCGATTTCGGGAAGTTCCTGTACCGTGAACCGTGGTGCCTGAAGGAGCTGTGTTCCGTTCCCTATGACATCATGGAGCTGGCGACGAAGAGGGTGCATTCCCTGGCGGAGGAGGATATGATTCCGGATAAGGCGCTTCAGGAGAGGCTGCTGAGGGAGAGGGAGGAATCGTACTATCCGAACAAGTGGATCAGGTCGATCGATGCATACAGGGCGTTGTGTCCCGAGGATTCCATGGGATTGGAGGGGATGAGGCACCGGGCGATCGATGATGCGGTGATGGAAGGGTGGATACTCAGAACCCTTCTCAAAAACTGA
- a CDS encoding HepT-like ribonuclease domain-containing protein, whose amino-acid sequence MVKGGRELGVLRDNLEWIIRYAEGIEEYRTYFGDDFETFADTEVYQDACYSKINQITQCLDRVASKYPEFYTQNFSMPIGSIKGIRNIISHQYENVDVRIVWRFMTEEIPVWESDARSALMRIDDGGDHSLKSPATKRKGFRELFRKH is encoded by the coding sequence ATGGTTAAAGGCGGAAGGGAACTGGGCGTTCTCCGCGATAATCTGGAATGGATCATCCGTTACGCAGAAGGAATCGAAGAGTACAGGACGTACTTCGGGGATGATTTCGAGACGTTCGCCGATACCGAGGTCTATCAGGACGCCTGCTACTCGAAGATCAACCAGATAACGCAGTGTCTGGACCGCGTCGCTTCCAAGTATCCGGAGTTCTATACTCAGAACTTCTCCATGCCAATCGGATCCATCAAGGGGATACGTAACATCATCTCTCATCAATACGAGAATGTGGATGTCCGCATAGTCTGGAGATTCATGACGGAGGAAATCCCCGTGTGGGAATCCGATGCCCGTTCTGCGCTGATGCGTATCGACGATGGCGGGGATCACAGTCTTAAATCACCTGCCACCAAGAGAAAAGGCTTCAGAGAACTTTTCCGCAAACATTGA
- a CDS encoding nucleotidyltransferase family protein, translated as MFTGKKKEIGMTLDELRGIVAPIASRYNVRRVYLFGSRARGDYTRDSDFDFFLVLDYDKVTLTELGSFMTELEEALGNRVDFAYDSATEAFKTRISEDMRLIYG; from the coding sequence ATGTTCACGGGAAAGAAAAAGGAGATCGGAATGACTCTTGATGAACTCAGGGGCATAGTTGCACCGATTGCCTCCCGTTACAACGTAAGACGCGTCTATCTTTTCGGCTCCCGTGCGAGGGGGGATTACACCAGGGACAGCGATTTCGATTTCTTCCTGGTGCTTGATTATGATAAGGTCACGCTCACCGAATTGGGTTCCTTCATGACCGAACTGGAAGAGGCTCTCGGTAACAGGGTGGACTTCGCCTACGATTCCGCAACTGAAGCATTCAAGACCCGCATTAGCGAGGATATGAGGCTCATATATGGTTAA